From a region of the Trueperaceae bacterium genome:
- a CDS encoding EAL domain-containing protein codes for MSAGLRRLSPIVAWVGYVLAYHHLVGALGQYAEILGLLPVAASGAAWGLAGGSFAGLVGFAMVRVLASGQGLEEWVLTYTFDGRHGFELLAFIGTGACVAFIQRFRQTIAQERQAAMRAQVDPLTGAFTRGAFEERLSAAIERASRDEDDGLALLFVDLDRFKFVNDTYGHEVGDKLLREVGRVLRENVRGHDLVGRVGGDEFTVALLGVREERAAAAIARGLVRELNAPIRIDGRDVQVSASIGIALCPRDGTTPDMLLKSADAAMYEVKEGGKNSYYFSTVEVRTRLSRRLELERQLRQALHENELEVLYQPQVRLSDNRLVGFEALLRWHSPELGIVSPGEFIPVAEEAGLISPIGHWLLRDVALRLRDWLRAGYTPVKLAVNVSTMQFHQKSFVDTVRGALDDSGIPPELLEIEVTESVLVRDYDLALRTLMRLDRLGVPTALDDFGTGYSSLAYLQRLPIRTLKIDRSFVQGLAPQAVDQAVRVAHPELAALNTDPGLRRHTGMHAGAWTEIATRAVEGSHLPASTFPIVEAICAMAHKLDKHVVAEGIETAYQRDFL; via the coding sequence ATGAGTGCGGGCCTACGCCGCTTGTCTCCCATCGTCGCTTGGGTCGGATACGTGCTCGCGTACCACCACCTCGTGGGAGCCCTCGGGCAGTACGCCGAGATCCTCGGCCTCCTGCCCGTAGCGGCGAGCGGCGCCGCGTGGGGCCTGGCGGGCGGCAGCTTCGCCGGGCTCGTGGGCTTCGCCATGGTGCGCGTCCTCGCCTCGGGCCAGGGGCTGGAGGAGTGGGTCCTCACGTACACGTTCGACGGCAGGCACGGCTTCGAGCTGCTCGCCTTCATCGGCACCGGGGCCTGCGTCGCCTTCATCCAGCGCTTCAGGCAGACGATCGCCCAGGAGCGCCAGGCGGCGATGCGCGCCCAGGTCGACCCCCTCACCGGTGCGTTCACGCGCGGCGCCTTCGAGGAGCGCCTCTCGGCCGCCATCGAGAGGGCCTCGCGCGACGAGGACGACGGCCTGGCGCTGCTGTTCGTCGACCTCGACAGGTTCAAGTTCGTCAACGACACCTACGGCCACGAGGTCGGCGACAAGCTGCTGCGCGAGGTCGGCCGGGTGCTGCGCGAGAACGTGCGGGGCCACGACCTCGTCGGGCGCGTCGGCGGCGACGAGTTCACGGTGGCGCTGCTGGGCGTCAGGGAGGAGCGGGCCGCCGCGGCCATCGCCCGCGGCCTGGTGCGCGAGCTGAACGCCCCCATCAGGATCGACGGGCGCGACGTGCAGGTGTCTGCGAGCATCGGCATCGCGCTCTGCCCGCGCGACGGCACGACGCCCGACATGCTGCTGAAGAGCGCCGACGCCGCCATGTACGAGGTCAAGGAGGGCGGCAAGAACTCCTACTACTTCTCGACCGTCGAGGTCAGGACGCGCCTGAGCCGCCGCCTCGAGCTGGAGCGACAGCTGCGCCAGGCGCTGCACGAGAACGAGCTCGAGGTGCTGTACCAGCCGCAGGTGCGCCTGTCCGACAACAGGCTCGTCGGCTTCGAGGCCCTGCTCAGGTGGCACAGCCCCGAGCTCGGCATCGTCTCGCCGGGCGAGTTCATCCCCGTGGCCGAGGAGGCGGGGCTCATCTCGCCCATCGGCCACTGGCTGCTGCGGGACGTGGCGCTGAGGCTGCGCGACTGGCTGCGCGCCGGCTACACGCCGGTGAAGCTGGCCGTGAACGTCTCGACGATGCAGTTCCACCAGAAGTCGTTCGTCGACACGGTGAGGGGCGCCCTCGACGACTCCGGCATACCGCCGGAGCTGCTCGAGATCGAGGTGACCGAGAGCGTGCTGGTCCGCGACTACGACCTGGCGCTGCGCACGCTGATGCGGCTCGACAGGCTCGGCGTCCCGACCGCTCTCGACGACTTCGGCACCGGCTACTCCTCGCTGGCCTACCTGCAGAGGCTGCCGATCAGGACCCTGAAGATCGACAGGTCGTTCGTGCAGGGGCTGGCGCCGCAGGCCGTCGACCAGGCCGTGAGGGTCGCGCACCCCGAGCTGGCGGCGCTCAACACCGACCCCGGCCTGCGCCGGCACACGGGCATGCACGCCGGCGCCTGGACCGAGATCGCCACGCGGGCCGTCGAGGGCAGCCACCTGCCCGCCAGCACGTTCCCGATCGTCGAGGCGATCTGCGCGATGGCGCACAAGCTGGACAAGCACGTCGTCGCCGAGGGGATCGAGACGGCCTACCAGCGCGACTTCCTCA
- a CDS encoding ABC transporter substrate-binding protein, with amino-acid sequence MEQARLYHRSPARRRWRSVLFAVAFAAVLGSATAQTLTLAMSAQPDTLDPQLTSATAAFQVAKSIYDTLVEVDRNGEIVPALAESYEVGDDALSYTFHLVETTFHDGTPLDAQDVVATLDRIRDPDTASPKASEFQAITSVEAVDDRTVVVHLSEPAPALIASLASGWGAILPSEKVASGHDFGNEPVGTGPFSFVSWQRDNAVTLAANPDYYQGAPQVDEVVIRFVPDSAVQLQGLMTGEFQVIDTVAAADQELIESNPDLELVRDPSGLALVAALNTRREALADPRVRQALNLAVDSQTVLDVAYGGGTPIGTFMEAGSPWMPDDVEPFGFDPEAARALLAEAGWDSGVTLDLALPQPYENHIQAGQMIQDYLRDVGVNAEIRIVEWGVWLSDIYAGAHDYDITVIGHTGKLDPTGRLDGYGTEATNYPGFDDPEVAQWLEEGASETDVSARREVYANVLRRLHEGAPFIYLGTPSRVHARAANLEGFWITPLLDSFDFRTAHFE; translated from the coding sequence ATGGAACAGGCAAGGCTGTATCACCGCAGCCCGGCGCGCCGTCGCTGGCGTAGCGTCCTCTTCGCAGTCGCCTTCGCGGCGGTGCTAGGCAGCGCCACGGCGCAGACCTTGACGCTGGCCATGTCGGCCCAGCCGGACACGCTCGACCCGCAGCTCACGTCGGCGACGGCCGCCTTCCAGGTCGCGAAGTCGATATACGACACGCTGGTGGAGGTGGACCGGAACGGCGAGATCGTGCCGGCGCTGGCCGAGTCGTACGAGGTCGGCGACGACGCCCTCTCCTACACCTTCCACCTGGTCGAGACGACGTTCCACGACGGCACGCCGCTCGACGCGCAGGACGTCGTGGCCACGCTCGACCGCATCCGCGACCCCGACACGGCCTCGCCGAAGGCCAGCGAGTTCCAGGCCATCACCTCCGTGGAGGCCGTCGACGACCGCACCGTCGTCGTGCACCTCAGCGAGCCGGCCCCGGCGCTGATCGCCTCGCTCGCCTCCGGTTGGGGCGCGATACTGCCCTCCGAGAAGGTCGCCTCCGGCCACGACTTCGGCAACGAGCCCGTGGGCACGGGGCCGTTCTCGTTCGTCTCCTGGCAGCGCGACAACGCCGTCACGCTGGCCGCGAACCCGGACTACTACCAGGGCGCGCCGCAGGTGGACGAGGTCGTGATCCGCTTCGTCCCGGACAGCGCCGTGCAGCTCCAGGGCCTCATGACCGGCGAGTTCCAGGTCATCGACACGGTCGCCGCGGCCGACCAGGAGCTCATCGAGTCGAACCCCGACCTCGAGCTGGTGCGCGACCCGTCCGGCCTCGCGCTGGTGGCGGCGCTGAACACCCGCCGCGAGGCGCTCGCCGACCCGCGCGTGCGCCAGGCCCTCAACCTCGCCGTCGACAGCCAGACGGTCCTCGACGTCGCCTACGGCGGCGGCACGCCCATCGGCACGTTCATGGAGGCTGGCAGCCCCTGGATGCCGGACGACGTGGAGCCCTTCGGCTTCGACCCGGAGGCCGCCCGCGCCCTCCTCGCGGAGGCCGGCTGGGACAGCGGCGTCACGCTCGACCTGGCCCTGCCGCAGCCCTACGAGAACCACATCCAGGCGGGCCAGATGATCCAGGACTACCTGCGCGACGTGGGCGTGAACGCCGAGATCCGCATCGTGGAGTGGGGCGTCTGGCTCTCGGACATCTACGCCGGCGCGCACGACTACGACATCACCGTCATCGGGCACACCGGCAAGCTCGACCCGACGGGCCGCCTCGACGGCTACGGCACCGAGGCGACGAACTACCCCGGCTTCGACGACCCCGAGGTCGCGCAGTGGCTCGAGGAGGGCGCGAGCGAGACCGACGTGAGCGCCCGCCGCGAGGTCTACGCGAACGTCCTGAGGCGGCTCCACGAGGGCGCGCCGTTCATCTACCTCGGCACCCCCAGCCGCGTGCACGCCCGCGCGGCGAACCTCGAGGGCTTCTGGATCACGCCGCTGCTCGACTCGTTCGACTTCCGGACGGCGCACTTCGAGTGA
- a CDS encoding ABC transporter permease: MTRYLLGQAVSFVVTLWVVLTLVFVGMRALPGDAATILGGMDAGAEQIAAIRERLGLAGSWGAQYVGFLGDVVRGDLGDSLRERRPVTAVLLDRLPVTLALASLAFVISLVIGVGLGMLAGLRPGGAVDRFTTLFATAALALPEFWFGFLLILFFAVDLGWFPVIGLPPSGLSWQASWHLLLPAFTLAIPRSAQVARLTRALVLEQRRADYVRTARSKGLTGGAVARHIASNALPGVLPLLALELGGLLTGTIVVEQVFGLPGLGATILGAISARDYPVVQGVTVLAVVVYVGVNWLADLLQLAADPRLRTA, from the coding sequence TTGACTCGCTACCTGCTGGGCCAGGCCGTCAGCTTCGTCGTCACGCTCTGGGTGGTGCTCACCCTCGTGTTCGTCGGCATGCGGGCCCTGCCCGGTGACGCGGCGACGATCCTCGGCGGCATGGACGCCGGCGCCGAGCAGATCGCCGCCATCCGCGAGCGCCTCGGCCTGGCCGGCTCCTGGGGCGCGCAGTACGTCGGCTTCCTGGGGGACGTGGTGAGGGGCGACCTCGGCGACTCGCTGCGCGAGCGGCGGCCCGTGACGGCGGTGCTCCTCGACCGGCTGCCGGTGACCCTCGCGCTGGCGTCGCTGGCGTTCGTGATCTCGCTCGTCATCGGCGTCGGCCTGGGGATGCTCGCGGGCCTCCGGCCGGGCGGCGCGGTCGACAGGTTCACGACGCTGTTCGCCACCGCTGCCCTGGCGCTGCCCGAGTTCTGGTTCGGCTTCCTGCTCATCCTGTTCTTCGCCGTCGACCTCGGCTGGTTCCCCGTGATCGGCCTGCCGCCCTCCGGCCTGTCGTGGCAGGCGTCGTGGCACCTGCTGCTGCCTGCCTTCACGCTGGCGATCCCCCGCTCGGCGCAGGTGGCGCGCCTCACGCGCGCCCTGGTCCTCGAGCAGCGCCGCGCCGACTACGTGCGCACGGCCCGCAGCAAGGGGCTGACGGGCGGGGCCGTGGCGCGGCACATCGCCTCCAACGCCCTGCCCGGCGTGCTGCCGCTGCTGGCCCTGGAGCTGGGCGGTCTGCTCACGGGGACGATCGTCGTCGAGCAGGTGTTCGGCCTGCCCGGCCTGGGCGCCACGATCCTCGGCGCGATCTCGGCCCGCGACTACCCCGTGGTGCAGGGCGTCACGGTACTGGCCGTCGTGGTCTACGTGGGCGTGAACTGGCTCGCCGACCTGCTGCAGCTCGCCGCCGACCCGCGGCTGAGGACGGCCTAG
- a CDS encoding ABC transporter permease — protein sequence MARARFGFALFALVLLSTLLAPVLRPVDPLEPDYRATYAGLSAEHPLGTDRLGRDVLARALAGGRVSLSIALSATAFTMLLGGALGSVAAALGGAVDTVLTRAFDSLLAFPGFLLVLLVVAILGGGAAQTVLAMGVAGSPVYFRLARSYARSELRSEYVLAAVALGASRPRQVVRHALPNFVGNLLVQGASTAATFLLVEASLSYLGLGVPLPTPSWGNVLQESRAFLTRQPWAAVGPGLFLAAASLSFQFIADGMRDRLDRRS from the coding sequence GTGGCCCGCGCCCGCTTCGGGTTCGCGCTGTTCGCGCTCGTGCTGCTCAGCACGCTGCTCGCCCCGGTGCTGAGGCCCGTCGACCCGCTCGAGCCCGACTACCGCGCCACCTACGCCGGGCTCAGCGCCGAGCACCCGCTCGGCACCGACAGGCTCGGCCGCGACGTCCTCGCCCGCGCGCTGGCGGGCGGCCGCGTCTCGCTCTCCATAGCGCTCTCGGCCACGGCCTTCACGATGCTCCTGGGCGGCGCCCTGGGCTCGGTGGCGGCCGCGCTGGGCGGCGCCGTCGACACCGTGCTGACGCGCGCCTTCGACTCGCTGCTGGCGTTCCCCGGCTTCCTCCTCGTGCTCCTGGTGGTGGCGATCCTCGGCGGCGGAGCCGCCCAGACCGTGCTGGCCATGGGGGTCGCCGGGTCGCCCGTCTACTTCAGGCTGGCCCGCTCCTACGCCCGCAGCGAGCTGAGGAGCGAGTACGTGCTGGCGGCCGTGGCGCTGGGCGCGTCGCGTCCGCGGCAGGTGGTGCGGCACGCCCTGCCGAACTTCGTCGGCAACCTGCTGGTGCAGGGCGCCAGCACCGCGGCCACGTTCCTGCTCGTGGAGGCCTCGCTCTCCTACCTGGGCCTCGGCGTTCCCCTGCCGACCCCGAGCTGGGGCAACGTGCTGCAGGAGTCGCGGGCGTTCCTCACCAGGCAGCCCTGGGCGGCCGTGGGGCCCGGCCTGTTCCTCGCCGCGGCGTCGCTGTCCTTCCAGTTCATCGCCGACGGCATGCGCGACCGGCTCGACCGCCGCTCGTGA
- a CDS encoding leucyl aminopeptidase — MSAAPGAHSDPDPHAAVATAPAPSTTPPALEVAASRLEAWEGDALVVNLFEDVTSPGGATGAADRALDGAVTELIAAGELSGKLGQVAVVHPRGALPTKRLLVVGLGPSGSFGPEAARRAAAAAAKRARELGAASLGTIAHGAGIGGLDPVRAARATLEGSALAAYDFRGWKRRDDGRSRLERVTLLEADPAKLPALEEGARLARAAVAGAFLARDLVNAPANVATPAYLAAAAASLEGRGGLRVSVHDAAWAAEQGMGALLAVARGSAHEPRFVVMEHNAGREDLPAVVLVGKGVTFDTGGFSLKSRDGMVPMKGDMAGAAAVIGAMAAVAELGLELRVIGLCPCVENMADGRAYRPSDVIVASDGTSIEVISTDAEGRLALADALVYAKRYRPAAVVDIATLTGSSVVALGAGVSASLFANDDALAGELARAAEESGERVWRMPLFEEYAKTIEGQVADLKNSGGSQGGVGTAAAFLQAFVDYPWAHVDMAGMELVDKPGPRAYLQNGASGYGVRLLVEFLTARAS; from the coding sequence ATGAGCGCAGCGCCAGGGGCCCACAGCGACCCCGACCCCCACGCAGCCGTAGCCACCGCCCCCGCGCCGTCCACCACGCCGCCCGCCCTCGAGGTCGCCGCCTCGCGCCTCGAGGCCTGGGAGGGCGACGCCCTCGTCGTGAACCTGTTCGAGGACGTCACGTCGCCGGGAGGCGCGACGGGAGCCGCCGACCGCGCCCTGGACGGCGCCGTAACCGAGCTGATCGCCGCGGGCGAGCTCAGCGGCAAGCTCGGCCAGGTCGCGGTCGTCCACCCCCGCGGCGCGCTGCCGACGAAGCGCCTGCTCGTCGTCGGCCTCGGCCCCAGCGGGTCGTTCGGCCCCGAGGCGGCCCGGCGGGCCGCGGCGGCCGCCGCGAAGCGCGCGCGGGAGCTGGGAGCCGCCAGCCTGGGCACCATCGCCCACGGAGCCGGCATCGGCGGCCTCGACCCGGTCAGGGCGGCGCGGGCGACGCTCGAGGGCTCGGCGCTGGCCGCCTACGACTTCCGCGGCTGGAAGCGCCGCGACGACGGGCGCTCCCGGCTCGAGCGCGTGACGCTGCTCGAGGCGGACCCCGCCAAGCTGCCGGCGCTCGAGGAGGGCGCCCGTCTGGCGCGCGCGGCGGTGGCCGGCGCGTTCCTCGCCCGCGACCTGGTGAACGCGCCCGCGAACGTGGCCACGCCCGCCTACCTCGCGGCGGCCGCGGCCTCGCTGGAGGGCCGCGGGGGCCTGCGCGTCTCCGTCCACGACGCCGCCTGGGCCGCCGAGCAGGGCATGGGCGCGCTGCTGGCCGTGGCGCGCGGCAGCGCGCACGAGCCGCGCTTCGTCGTCATGGAGCACAACGCCGGCCGCGAGGACCTGCCGGCGGTAGTGCTGGTGGGCAAGGGCGTGACCTTCGACACCGGCGGCTTCTCGCTGAAGTCGCGCGACGGCATGGTGCCCATGAAGGGCGACATGGCGGGCGCCGCCGCCGTGATCGGCGCCATGGCCGCGGTGGCCGAGCTGGGGCTCGAGCTCAGGGTGATAGGGCTCTGCCCCTGCGTCGAGAACATGGCCGACGGGCGCGCTTACAGACCCTCCGACGTGATCGTGGCGAGCGACGGCACCAGCATCGAGGTGATCAGCACCGACGCCGAGGGCCGCCTGGCGCTGGCCGACGCGCTCGTCTACGCCAAGCGCTACCGCCCGGCCGCCGTCGTCGACATCGCCACGCTCACCGGCTCCTCCGTGGTGGCGCTGGGCGCGGGCGTCAGCGCGTCGCTGTTCGCCAACGACGACGCCCTGGCCGGCGAGCTCGCGCGCGCCGCCGAGGAGTCGGGCGAGCGCGTCTGGCGCATGCCCCTCTTCGAGGAGTACGCGAAGACCATCGAGGGGCAGGTCGCCGACCTGAAGAACTCCGGCGGCTCGCAGGGCGGCGTGGGCACGGCGGCGGCCTTCCTGCAGGCGTTCGTCGACTACCCGTGGGCGCACGTCGACATGGCCGGCATGGAGCTCGTCGACAAGCCGGGCCCGCGGGCCTACCTGCAGAACGGGGCCTCGGGCTACGGGGTGAGGCTGCTCGTCGAGTTCCTCACCGCACGTGCCTCGTAG
- the msrA gene encoding peptide-methionine (S)-S-oxide reductase MsrA, protein MERLETAILAGGCFWCLEAVYKELNGVVEVKSGYAGGHVPNPSYEQVCSGTTGHAEVVRVTYDPSVITYDDLLDVFFTIHDPTTPNRQGNDVGEQYRSAIFTLSEEQDRRARDALRRVEEQGLYDAPLVTKVEPAGEFYPAEGYHDDYFARNPYQPYCAAVIAPKVAKFRKQHLSRLRRDAPPAAPPA, encoded by the coding sequence GTGGAACGACTCGAGACGGCGATACTCGCCGGCGGCTGCTTCTGGTGCCTGGAGGCGGTCTACAAGGAGCTGAACGGCGTCGTCGAGGTGAAGTCAGGCTACGCCGGCGGCCACGTGCCGAACCCCAGCTACGAGCAGGTGTGCAGCGGCACCACCGGCCACGCCGAGGTCGTGCGCGTGACGTACGACCCGAGCGTGATCACCTACGACGACCTGCTCGACGTGTTCTTCACGATCCACGACCCCACGACGCCGAACCGTCAGGGCAACGACGTGGGCGAGCAGTACCGGTCGGCGATCTTCACGCTCTCGGAGGAGCAGGACCGCAGGGCCAGGGACGCGCTGAGGCGCGTGGAAGAGCAGGGGCTCTACGACGCGCCGCTGGTGACCAAGGTGGAGCCGGCCGGCGAGTTCTACCCCGCGGAGGGGTACCACGACGACTACTTCGCGCGTAACCCGTACCAGCCCTACTGCGCGGCCGTCATCGCGCCGAAGGTCGCGAAGTTCCGCAAGCAGCACCTGAGCCGGCTGCGCCGGGACGCTCCGCCCGCCGCTCCCCCGGCCTGA
- a CDS encoding Hsp20/alpha crystallin family protein, translating to MTLSTRFSRPRGLGTFAQSPFGLFSDIEQLLQPLTELGRGSIGVYHPLDLYETDDAVVLEMAVPGVSPEDLDLSLEGRQVTIRGRSAETEDEGRRYWLRGMPRGEFSRTVTVPSGIDANGIEANVEQGVLTLRMPKVPEAVARKIAVGSGRGEAVKTIETAKEPAAEAVGAAEQQPA from the coding sequence ATGACGCTCAGCACCAGGTTCAGCAGGCCACGCGGCCTGGGGACGTTCGCGCAGTCGCCCTTCGGCCTCTTCTCCGACATCGAGCAGCTCCTCCAGCCGCTCACCGAGCTCGGCCGCGGCAGCATCGGCGTCTACCACCCGCTCGACCTCTACGAGACCGATGACGCCGTCGTCCTCGAGATGGCCGTGCCCGGGGTGTCGCCCGAGGACCTCGACCTGAGCCTCGAGGGCAGGCAGGTGACGATCCGCGGGCGCTCGGCCGAGACGGAGGACGAAGGCCGCCGCTACTGGCTGCGCGGCATGCCGCGCGGTGAGTTCAGCCGCACGGTGACGGTGCCCAGCGGCATCGACGCCAACGGCATCGAGGCCAACGTCGAACAGGGCGTGCTGACGCTGCGGATGCCGAAGGTGCCCGAGGCGGTGGCCCGCAAGATCGCCGTCGGCAGCGGTCGCGGAGAGGCGGTCAAGACCATCGAGACGGCCAAGGAGCCCGCCGCCGAGGCGGTGGGCGCCGCGGAGCAGCAGCCGGCCTGA
- a CDS encoding SprT family zinc-dependent metalloprotease translates to MHDESRRAARTIEAGGVTARLVRKRVKNLTLRVYPPDGRVEVSAPLRMPERAVVAALHARREWIERHRRRFAAVARRDPLSCVDGETIAVLDERVTLRFAERGARPHGEPPAPTLLVTTAPGAGRAEKLAALQRRLRRVAAREFAAEVSLWAGRMGLPTPTVQVRRMTSRWGTCHVRAGKVVLNLALVTRPRACLEYVVVHELAHLLVPDHSPRFWSVVARHLPGWRDARAALRAEPLWADAVWGPSADLGEAEEAR, encoded by the coding sequence GTGCACGACGAGAGTCGCCGCGCGGCGCGCACGATAGAGGCGGGCGGGGTCACGGCCCGTCTGGTGCGCAAACGCGTCAAGAACCTGACGCTGCGGGTCTACCCGCCCGACGGGCGCGTCGAGGTCAGCGCCCCGCTGCGCATGCCCGAGCGCGCCGTCGTCGCGGCGCTGCACGCGCGGCGCGAGTGGATCGAGCGCCACCGGCGCCGCTTCGCCGCCGTGGCGCGCCGCGACCCGCTGAGCTGCGTCGACGGCGAGACGATCGCGGTCCTCGACGAGCGCGTGACGCTGCGCTTCGCCGAGCGCGGCGCCAGGCCTCACGGCGAGCCGCCCGCCCCCACGCTGCTCGTCACGACGGCCCCGGGCGCCGGACGCGCCGAGAAGCTGGCCGCCCTGCAGCGGCGCCTGCGCCGCGTCGCCGCCCGCGAGTTCGCCGCTGAGGTGTCGCTGTGGGCGGGGCGCATGGGCCTCCCGACGCCCACCGTGCAGGTCAGGCGCATGACCTCGCGCTGGGGCACCTGCCACGTGCGCGCCGGCAAGGTGGTCCTCAACCTGGCGCTCGTGACGAGGCCGCGGGCCTGTCTCGAGTACGTCGTCGTCCACGAGCTGGCCCACCTGCTGGTGCCCGACCACAGCCCGCGGTTCTGGTCCGTCGTCGCGCGGCACCTGCCCGGCTGGCGCGACGCCAGGGCCGCGCTGCGGGCCGAGCCCCTGTGGGCCGACGCCGTGTGGGGCCCGTCAGCCGATCTCGGCGAGGCCGAAGAGGCCCGATAG
- a CDS encoding FAD-dependent oxidoreductase — translation METVEVAGGAGRLVDTGPVWDEGGSLALPTLVGEASADVCVVGLGGTGLSAVRTARARGLSVVGLDAAGVASGAAGRNGGFLLAGLAAFHHDAAADLGAERATALYRLTLEELAAMERLTPDLVRKTGSLRLAASPEELEDCQRQLARMRADGLPAEPYAGPEGEGLLFPEDRVFDPLARCRRLAAMALAEGADLYGGSPAVSIARGTVTTPAGRVDCGAVVVAVDGGLERLLPELAGRVRTARLQMLATAPTDEVRLPRPVYRRYGFEYYQQLPDGRIALGGYRDRGGEGEWTHDARPDAAVQDLLETFLREDLGVRAPVTHRWAARVGFSRGVLPVFAKLRGGVVAVGGYSGTGNVVGSLLGREAVAAAVGDESGLSGLFGLAEIG, via the coding sequence GTGGAGACCGTGGAGGTCGCCGGCGGCGCGGGGCGCCTCGTCGACACCGGCCCCGTCTGGGACGAGGGCGGTTCGCTCGCGCTGCCGACGCTGGTGGGCGAGGCGAGCGCCGACGTCTGCGTCGTCGGCCTCGGCGGCACGGGCCTGTCGGCGGTGAGGACGGCGAGGGCGCGCGGCCTCTCCGTGGTCGGGCTCGACGCGGCGGGCGTCGCCTCGGGCGCGGCGGGTCGCAACGGCGGGTTCCTGCTCGCCGGGCTGGCGGCCTTCCACCACGACGCCGCGGCGGACCTCGGCGCCGAGCGCGCGACCGCGCTCTACCGCCTGACGCTCGAGGAGCTCGCGGCGATGGAGCGGCTCACGCCTGACCTCGTGCGGAAGACGGGGTCCCTGCGGCTGGCGGCGTCGCCGGAGGAGCTCGAGGACTGCCAGCGCCAGCTCGCGCGCATGCGCGCCGACGGCCTGCCGGCCGAGCCCTACGCGGGTCCGGAGGGGGAGGGGCTGCTCTTCCCCGAGGACCGCGTCTTCGACCCGCTCGCCCGCTGCCGGCGGCTGGCCGCCATGGCTCTCGCCGAGGGCGCGGACCTCTACGGCGGGTCGCCCGCCGTGTCGATCGCGCGAGGGACCGTGACGACCCCGGCGGGACGCGTCGACTGCGGGGCCGTGGTCGTGGCCGTAGACGGCGGGCTCGAGCGCCTGCTGCCGGAGCTCGCCGGGCGCGTGCGCACCGCCCGACTGCAGATGCTCGCCACCGCGCCGACCGACGAGGTGAGGCTGCCGCGGCCGGTGTACCGCCGCTACGGCTTCGAGTACTACCAGCAGCTCCCCGACGGGCGCATCGCGCTGGGCGGGTACCGCGACCGCGGCGGCGAGGGTGAGTGGACCCACGACGCCAGGCCTGACGCGGCCGTGCAGGACCTCCTCGAGACCTTCCTGCGCGAGGACCTGGGCGTGAGGGCGCCCGTGACCCACCGCTGGGCGGCGCGGGTGGGCTTCTCGCGGGGCGTGCTGCCCGTCTTCGCGAAGCTGCGGGGCGGCGTCGTCGCCGTGGGCGGCTACAGCGGCACCGGCAACGTCGTCGGCTCGCTGCTGGGCCGCGAGGCCGTGGCGGCCGCCGTCGGCGACGAGAGCGGCCTATCGGGCCTCTTCGGCCTCGCCGAGATCGGCTGA
- the chaB gene encoding putative cation transport regulator ChaB codes for MPYDAISELPDSVRDNLPRHAQEIYKEAFNSAWEQYDEPEERRGDASREEVAHKVAWSAVKQQYRKDDSGRWVSKGG; via the coding sequence ATGCCGTACGACGCGATCAGCGAGCTGCCCGACAGCGTCAGGGACAACCTGCCGCGCCACGCGCAGGAGATCTACAAGGAGGCGTTCAACAGCGCCTGGGAGCAGTACGACGAGCCCGAGGAGCGGCGCGGCGACGCCTCGCGCGAGGAGGTCGCCCACAAGGTGGCCTGGAGCGCCGTGAAGCAGCAGTACCGCAAGGACGACAGCGGCAGGTGGGTGAGCAAGGGCGGCTGA